The region ACCTTAAGATATACTCTCTTAAAATTTCAAGTTGATGATAGGCATAATTCCTGTTAATCTGTTGAAAAGTATATCCCCAAGTCTAGGAATCTTTCTCCATTGAATGGGTTTTGTTTTAACACATAGTTCTTGCATGTTTAAAACCAACATCATGTATTTGGAGTTTTCTTTTACTATTCAGAAATTTATACAGTGACATTTGACagtcctttattttttaattctgagttttttctctcctatttgCTCTAGTAACCAACATTCTATGTCCTATGTATGTGTCCTATGTACTATATGACCACTATTTTGTTACAAAACTTAGATCACACATATAATAGATGTCTTAAAGTGTTTCCTATTTTAAGCTTTGAGCTTATTGTGTTTGCAGTTAGGGTTCGTGTTGAGCTGGAGCTATATCAATAGACAGAGATAAATTTTGAATTCATGGGTTTTGTTGTGAGAGGGCTGGTAACTAAACTGGAGAGGGATCCATCAGTATGAAACTGGAAAATGAAAGGTCTCCctaggaaattttttttcaagtctgGGGATTCCACACACTTAACATAAGTAGCTGACTTCAAGGAGCTGCATTCTAGCAACAGGACCTGACCAGAAGCCTCTGAGGATCCTTATTTGGATATCCCTGATAAGTAtggctccttctttctttccaaagacaCCCAAGTGAAGATTACTCCTTGTAAGGTGAATCTCAATAACTGTATACCAAGCTGTAGACTTCAATTTGTAATGACCTTTATTTTGTTATGAATTACATGCTGGGAAAATACATATACAAGCTTGTGCAAAcacaacccccacacacacacaaccacacagatacacatatacagagacagagagaaagaggtagggagggagagagacagaaagacagagacagacatacagacacaggcagagagagatagacagagaaacagaacaaaagacaGGGAGAAGGATAGAATCAGAGACATGGAGataaagatgagagagagggaaagagacaaaCACAGTCGAACctcaaaagcattttaaatgtgATCCTATCAACTCACTGTTGATGCAACAGATAACTCTCTAGTTATTATCCAGTCCAAGCTTGTTACACTTTGAAGTATACACAAAAAACTGTTGGGttccttttataaaatgttaatctAGCAACACCTGCTAGTCCTGTTAAGCTACGAGAGTAGACACACAGTTCTCTACATGAACTATCCCTAGaattaagttatttttatgtttcaatTCTGCAAGGGTCCAACTTAGATGTTCTGTACCATGTTAGTCTAGCCTCTTCAATCCCAAGGGAGAAGATGGGTTAAATAAACAGTACTAAGGAGAGAAAGGGCAATTTCAGTTGGAACAACCTGCTTCACATTTCTCTCTTAGTTTTTCTAATAATTGTATTGAATATGACAGTACTCTAGTCATCTTGCATACATTGCTGTTCATGTACaagaatatatttcatatttaaaggGAGAACACTATGACTTTGAGTAATGTGATATCGTGAAatgtgattgttttattttttcaaattaataacTTTCAGACATTTCTAATACATACCTCATGTTTATAGGAGAAGCTTTGGtggtgtgttcttttatgttacctaatttcatcatttttctttctatagatTCTTTTAGAGAAGAATGGCTCTGGAAAATGCTTCCTTTGTCACTGAGTTCATCTTGTTGGGATTAACAAACCAGCCTGACCTACAAATACCCCTGTTCCTACTCTTTCTGGTGATGTACATGATAGCTACACTGGGGAACTTTACTTTGATCATGCTGATTGTTCTGAATTCTCACCTTCACACTCCcatgtattttttccttcttaactTGTCCTGCATAGACCTTTGTTATTGTTCAGTCATTACACCCAAAATGCTGATGAGCTTCTTACTAAAGAAGAATGTTATTTCTTATGAGGGATGCATGACTCAGTTCTACTTCTTTGCCTTTTTTGCAATTTCTGAATGTTATGTGCTGACAGCaatggcctatgatcgctatgtggccatTTGTAATCCACTCTTGTACAACATTGTCATGTCTCCTAAGGTGTGTTCTTACCTTATGATTGGTACATATTTGATGGGACTTTCTGGTGCCATGATCCACACTGGATGTATCCTAAGACTGACTTTCTGTGATGGAAACACCATCAATCACTATTTCTGTGACATCCTCCCTTTGCTCCAGCTTTCCTGCACCAGTACCTATGTTAATGAAATAGAGTTATTCATTGTAGCAGGAAAGGATATTATTGTACCCACTGTGATCATCTTTACCTCTTATGGCTtcatcctctccagcatcctcAAAATAAGCTCCACAGCAGGCATGTCCAAAGCCTTCAGCACATGCAGCTCCCACATAATTGCTCTTTCACTGTTCTTTGGATCATGTACTTTTATGTATCTAAAACCTTCCTCAGTTGGGTCTATGGACCAGGGAAAaatatcttctgtcttttataacaTTGTGGTCCCCTTGATGAATCCATTAATCTATAGCCTTAGGAACAAAGATGTTAAAATTGCTCTGAAAAAAACGTTAACCAAAAGTAAGTTTTAATCAGAATTCGATATCCTCTTTACCTTTAGTTATAACTCAAGTTTTATTGTGTATTGGTCAATATATTTTCCTACATTCTtcattatagtgtgtgtgtgtgtgtgtgtgtgtgtgtgtgtgtgtgtatttttgtttttttttattttatatttacaatagaGAGGAGAATTTATAACTTGTTTCATTTTCAGTGGATTTTCTTTGATCCCTAGCATTGGAAAGCCTTCAGTTTTGAGAGCACCAAAAAGCAATTTGAGCCTAAAGCTATTTCAGCAATTAGTAAGTAAtttactttttcctttcattACCATCATACCACATTCTCAAAAGTATTAGTGGTTTTAACAAGCCCAAATAAAGAATTCATGAACAATAAATGTCAGCATGTCATTGGACAGTAcagttatttgtatatttttaagttgTGAATCAAATAGACTATCTCTAGTCCTGATCTCCTTTCATAGTGACCATGTGTCATTTGAATGTTCCCAGCTACAGTAACTCTCGTTTTGTACTACCAGAGTGTTAAAAAAACATGGCTACTACTTGCATGTTTCCATCAGTAATGTATTCCACTTTTTTCACATTGTCAACATCCATTGTTATTGTCGAGTTTGTAGTATGCCCATCCCAGTGCATTATGGTACAATTTTTATAATGAAACCAAATAAAGGTATCTTGAGTGCTGTGTGAATTCTGAGAGAATCTTTTAGGGCTGTGGAGTATTTCACAGTGATAGTTGAATTTCCCCGGAAAACTTATTCTATAATAAGTGACAGGGGCTTTTTCATTGGTGGCTATAGAACTGTGAAGAACAGTGATCGCGCTTATCTATTCCCACTGTGCAGTGTGCCTCTGAGAGATATAATGTATGGATTTTGCAAACTAAGCTCTCAGCTCAGGAGCATCACTATCAATCGGCAACACTAGAAGCACGGATTATCCATCTATGTGATATTAATGATGGTTCTGATGACTACCCAAGGTCATCGGAAGTAGAGATCATTGCAGCACATCTGTTCAATGAAAATCATCTTTATATGGCTTATGTAATGGAGATCAATGTGAGCCAAGAATATTATCCCATTTCAAATGAGACTTTGAATGACATAGGAAAGAAGCTTTTAAATGACAATCACTGGAGTGCAAAGACCATTTTCTAATAACAATGGGCTTTTTAAACATAAGACTTCAAATTAATTCCAGACATAGAAAACTAAGATGTGAGGTCAATGGAACATTCCCAATGAATTTTAAGATAACAATAATTTTCTTCATCTTtgcttttctaaatatttctctatattcaaaaattcaaaaaaaaatctttattctttGGAAGAAACGTGGTATAAATGTCTTATTGATCAATTACATTAAACTAAAGATAGGGTTGGGAAGATACCATAGTAGATAAAGGGGTTACATGCAATCTTGAGAACCAGATTACCCCCCTGATCATCCCCTCTTCACCATCCCCCCAAAAGAACCAAGTGTGATGGAAGAGAGGCATTTCTAATGACAATACtggagagtcagagacaggtggcTCCTTAAGCTCCCAGGCCTACAAGCTTAGTTTAATCATCAAGTTCTTGGTAAAAATGAGATAGTATCTGAAACAAGAGGTGTACGATGTCAAAGGAAGTAAACTGGTTATGaaactcactacacacacacacacacacacacacacacacacaaactttaaaGGTGATGTAATAAATCAACTTTGAATAGACAACAAAAAATCTGATGCACTCATCTTTTTGAGATATCTCTAAGGTTTTAGTTTTGTGTGCAATTGTATtttaacagtttttaaatgttttaattttaaaatgttctttgatAGTAAGAGCAAATAGCATTGGCTTTGCCATTGTTTACATCTCTTAcctcaaagtcattttgaaatGTAATTGCCAGTGTAAAGTACTATGTAGTGCTTTTAATAGATGGTCCATCCTGGCAGCTGTTGTCCCGATTGCATTGGTGAAGCTATTGAAGAAATAGAATCATTTTTACAGAATTGGATTCTTCATAGCAATAATATATTTGTCCCTCTACTGTTCACTCTCCTCTTTGCATCCTGACTCTTGCTCCCAGCCTCTCTGTCTTGTTCTGTCATGAGATGCTGCTTCAGGAAGGCCCTGACAACAATCAGAAAACCTCACTATAGACTTTGTAACAGTCAGACTGTGTACTGCAGTTTTCATGATTATTATTGAGTATCTTAGAGCAgtaaattgaaatatatatatttcattatatttatattatattataattatattatattcaatttactgtaatatatatatatatatatatataaaatacagcactattatacattatataacagCTTATACTAGAATTGTTTCTCAGTGTATTTTTGTGTAGGGCCTACTGTTGAgttacttcttttcctttcctttgcagTCTAGGTGTCATTAATTACCTGCTCTATTAGCAAGAGTAAAATCCCAGGCCTTATGAAACTGTATGTATATGGTTTTGGGTCAGATATAAGCTTTATGGATTGTGATTGTTTTCTGTACCAAGTGTACTTTAGAatactttttattaaataataaacatttgaTCAAATTATCAACAATATTATTTATGGCTACATTTGCTCTTATGAGAGATACTTAGTGAAGCATTTACTTCCTCCCAGGCAAGGACATTGTAATTAACTAATAAAGACAGCTATAGTTGTGTCTATACTTAATAGTTCAAATTCAACTAATCTATCTAGTAAATTTTCAAGTTTATAGCTACATTTATTCAGAGTCATACtttgatttattatttgtattatttagtTAACAGATTATAATTGTTACATTATTCAATTTTCAcgaatatataaaatttcacttaCCTCCCACTAATCGACATTGTCTTTACAAATACACCATCAGCCCTGATGTCATGgaatttttatattgaaatatagataattatatttattatttgattttgaaaatgaagcaaaagatggtattagtgggtttttttcttaaattatactTTGCTGTTCTCTTGACCCAACCCATTACTTTTGCTTCTGTTCCTTATCCCAATTCTTTCAGTTTCATGTTGTTTACATTTAGGTCTAGAGCCTGAACATGacacaaaaatatgtaatttGTCTTTTTGAGTTTCATGTATATAAATTAACCTGAAGGTTTCTAATTGTGTCCATTTTCCTGCAGATAACACAGTAATACAGGTTAATAAACTCCATTGAGTTTATAAATACCACATAttcctcattcattcatctactgATGAGCATCTGGACATGTTGCATCTCTTGACAGTTGCAACTAATGCTATAATAAATTTGGATCTACAAAGGTCACTGTAGGGTATTTGTTTGATACTTAGGAGTGTATGCTAAGGAATATCATGTCCCTAATTATGTATTAGCATGCTTGGATGTCATTATGGACTCTGATAACTAATCTGACTGAAACCTTGGTCATATTTATGGCTTGGGTAGCAGTACAGGACATTAGAAACCTCCCATATGGTCATAAGATTTTTGTCTAGCAATGATCTTATGGAGAACAGGGACACATCACTTTTCTGCGTTTAAAATTTAATCAAAGTGATCTTGTCAATCACTTGGATAGGAAAATGCTGCTATTAGCCTGCaaagtctttgaagaaatatAGTCTGCTGAAACTACAAACCAGTACAGcaggttttctcttt is a window of Arvicanthis niloticus isolate mArvNil1 chromosome 26, mArvNil1.pat.X, whole genome shotgun sequence DNA encoding:
- the LOC143439000 gene encoding olfactory receptor 8B8-like; protein product: MALENASFVTEFILLGLTNQPDLQIPLFLLFLVMYMIATLGNFTLIMLIVLNSHLHTPMYFFLLNLSCIDLCYCSVITPKMLMSFLLKKNVISYEGCMTQFYFFAFFAISECYVLTAMAYDRYVAICNPLLYNIVMSPKVCSYLMIGTYLMGLSGAMIHTGCILRLTFCDGNTINHYFCDILPLLQLSCTSTYVNEIELFIVAGKDIIVPTVIIFTSYGFILSSILKISSTAGMSKAFSTCSSHIIALSLFFGSCTFMYLKPSSVGSMDQGKISSVFYNIVVPLMNPLIYSLRNKDVKIALKKTLTKSKF